The Flavobacterium jumunjinense genome includes a region encoding these proteins:
- a CDS encoding DUF262 domain-containing protein — protein MKEKEQINFFRPVSSLIGKTFIVKDYQRGYKWESKEILELLNDFNEHSENDGKYCLQPVIVRENEDGSLELIDGQQRITSLYLLLVFLKKSNNDIYYISYETRTESKEFLFHKIIELNQYVETGLKWEEFIAIDGFEKYDNVDIYHFYTVYKTIHDWFIEKDEDFKINFLEKVLNIVHVIWYDIDKSQNNTSIDVSAEEVFLNLNAGKIALTSSELIKALFILECKNNNSKEIYKLKATELALEWDQIENKLHDNSFWFFICDNDLYNDSSTKIDYIFDIVNKRGVKDGVLHSYCVYEKRFRLKEDLNWLEVKNTFNKLLEWYEDKDLYHYVGFLIVSKIKSLSSIITMSKGISKSDFKKKLLKSIDKEFEKTRKQESGSDYYVYQLENLDYRDSRKECENLLILLNINYYINNLSDNKFPFELYKLEKWSVEHINPQNPREFDNVGSIKNWLLSNKEYFTKQNKSLSISKQIEIVLIYFDKIDINDKRKLSELKFDKTKTTKLEELIEAISNELNLHGISNLALLDRNSNSKLGNKLFLEKREIILKLDQDGKYMDSKNNEKKVFIPICTKNVFSKIYTTDKNSVANSFFGKSDMDSYFEFIENQLKSFLPNLKGA, from the coding sequence ATGAAAGAAAAAGAACAAATAAATTTTTTTAGACCTGTAAGCTCATTAATTGGTAAAACATTTATTGTTAAAGACTATCAGCGAGGCTACAAATGGGAATCTAAAGAAATATTAGAGTTACTAAATGATTTCAACGAACACAGTGAGAATGATGGAAAATATTGTTTACAGCCAGTAATTGTTAGAGAAAATGAAGATGGCTCATTGGAATTGATTGATGGACAACAAAGAATTACAAGTCTTTATCTTTTATTAGTTTTTCTAAAAAAATCAAATAATGACATATATTATATATCTTATGAAACAAGAACAGAAAGTAAAGAGTTTTTGTTTCATAAGATAATTGAACTTAATCAATATGTTGAAACTGGTTTAAAGTGGGAAGAATTTATTGCTATTGATGGATTTGAAAAATATGACAACGTTGATATTTATCATTTTTATACTGTTTATAAAACTATTCATGACTGGTTTATTGAAAAAGATGAAGATTTCAAAATAAATTTCCTAGAGAAGGTTTTAAACATAGTACATGTGATTTGGTATGATATCGATAAATCTCAAAACAATACTTCAATAGATGTTTCTGCTGAAGAAGTTTTTTTAAATCTTAATGCTGGTAAAATAGCATTGACTAGTTCTGAATTGATAAAGGCACTTTTTATATTAGAATGTAAAAATAATAATTCAAAAGAGATTTATAAACTTAAAGCAACAGAGTTAGCTTTAGAGTGGGATCAAATTGAAAATAAACTTCATGATAATTCTTTTTGGTTTTTTATTTGTGATAACGACCTTTATAATGATAGTTCAACCAAAATTGACTATATTTTTGATATAGTAAATAAGAGGGGTGTCAAGGATGGTGTTTTACATTCTTATTGCGTTTATGAAAAAAGGTTCAGGCTGAAAGAAGATTTAAACTGGTTAGAAGTTAAGAATACATTCAATAAATTGTTAGAATGGTATGAAGACAAAGATCTTTATCACTATGTTGGTTTTCTAATTGTAAGCAAAATAAAGTCTCTTTCTTCAATTATAACAATGAGCAAAGGTATCTCGAAAAGTGATTTTAAGAAAAAGCTACTTAAATCTATTGATAAAGAGTTTGAAAAAACTCGTAAACAAGAAAGCGGAAGCGATTATTATGTATATCAGTTAGAGAATTTAGATTATCGTGACTCAAGAAAGGAGTGTGAAAATTTATTGATTTTGTTAAACATAAATTATTACATCAATAATCTGAGTGACAATAAATTTCCATTCGAATTATACAAATTAGAAAAATGGAGCGTGGAACATATCAATCCTCAAAATCCGCGTGAATTTGATAATGTAGGTTCAATAAAAAACTGGCTTTTATCAAACAAAGAATATTTTACAAAACAAAATAAATCCTTATCAATTAGTAAGCAAATAGAAATAGTACTAATCTATTTTGATAAAATAGATATTAATGATAAAAGAAAACTTTCTGAATTGAAATTTGACAAAACAAAGACAACAAAGTTAGAAGAATTAATTGAAGCTATAAGTAATGAATTGAACCTTCATGGCATATCTAATTTAGCACTATTGGACAGAAATTCTAACAGTAAATTAGGAAATAAGCTTTTTTTAGAAAAAAGAGAAATAATATTAAAGCTTGATCAAGATGGGAAATACATGGACTCGAAGAATAATGAAAAGAAAGTCTTCATTCCAATTTGTACTAAAAATGTTTTTTCAAAAATATATACCACAGATAAAAATAGTGTAGCTAATTCATTTTTCGGAAAATCAGATATGGATTCTTATTTTGAATTTATTGAAAATCAATTAAAATCATTTTTACCTAATCTTAAAGGAGCTTAA
- a CDS encoding GmrSD restriction endonuclease domain-containing protein, producing the protein MSIENYNTFWSIINDNKIEIPTIQRDYTYGRKSATTIREKLVADIINSIIVPNPLNLDFVYGKLLGKENHITQERNKNNIRSLLKTIKLYASDLNIEISDEVVSRNAKLEGKINFIPLDGQQRLTTLFLIHWYIAQRNNDVIALSSLNKFSYSTRLSSKEFCKILCFKQYNFDSKTDSVSDLISNSEEYFSSWKKDPTVNSMLIVIDEIHKLFKSKDVDYKDCWNKLTNENLITFDFFDLDDFELTDDLYIKMNARGRHLTNFEIFKSWLIKDYDGVILEDDWKKKFDIKWYDLFWKAKEKSIYKIDSEFLQHFKILFLGDYMKSQNSNDSRMNDDAELENYDTETLDLDDFKSVIGILRKKDSNPLEIFQNYDLFKDKINEYVEILDLASSVAFINQDQLLKKYIDTDLFKLLFGEKLNKLTWWDTTLHYAITRYLLKVENNSTYFSEWVRVISNLIYNTKIDTPKLFIEAIRSIDLLIDRVDSKNIYQVINTLREEEMIFFSPSQKTEEIFKAQLIVQDNRWEKLFIEAENHIYFYGQIGFIFKLCNSPIDINTFTINYTKVASLFSEEVLNDTTFLLTRSLLAIGDCFYINGNERIFNSNVRGTLRNRTENWRKFFDSKLNFIETIINRPDFNANNIIQSLNSIIKTEFPNSKGKYHGKFVNNYKLFLYAKKNIIRQHNKNYYLLNSTRISGYFVELYTYAWFLKNEKGCSIIPKYEISYDYVKGQDNEPGIVFKKGDLTINLRRNHNTKKYYIHKEKQLLEFKTIEEFIDSIK; encoded by the coding sequence ATGAGTATAGAGAATTATAATACATTCTGGAGTATCATAAATGATAATAAAATTGAAATTCCCACAATTCAAAGGGATTATACTTATGGTAGAAAATCGGCAACAACAATTAGAGAAAAATTAGTTGCTGATATAATAAATAGTATAATTGTTCCAAACCCTCTCAATCTTGATTTCGTTTATGGTAAACTTTTAGGTAAAGAAAACCATATAACACAAGAACGAAATAAGAATAATATTAGATCTTTATTAAAAACAATTAAACTATATGCTTCTGATTTGAATATAGAAATTTCTGATGAAGTTGTAAGTCGTAATGCTAAGCTAGAAGGGAAAATAAATTTCATCCCTTTAGATGGTCAGCAAAGATTGACTACTTTATTTTTAATTCATTGGTATATAGCACAAAGAAATAATGATGTAATTGCTTTGAGTTCATTAAACAAGTTTAGTTATTCTACAAGGCTTAGTTCTAAAGAATTTTGTAAAATATTATGTTTTAAACAATACAATTTTGATTCTAAAACTGATTCTGTTTCAGATTTGATTTCAAATAGTGAAGAATATTTTTCTTCATGGAAAAAAGATCCAACAGTAAATAGTATGCTAATTGTCATTGATGAAATACATAAATTATTTAAATCTAAGGATGTTGATTATAAAGATTGCTGGAATAAATTAACTAATGAAAATTTAATCACATTTGATTTTTTTGATTTAGATGATTTTGAATTAACAGACGATTTGTATATCAAAATGAATGCTAGAGGCAGACATTTGACGAATTTTGAAATATTCAAATCTTGGTTAATTAAAGATTATGATGGTGTTATTTTGGAAGATGATTGGAAAAAGAAATTTGACATTAAATGGTATGATTTGTTTTGGAAGGCTAAAGAAAAATCAATTTATAAAATTGATTCAGAGTTTTTACAACATTTCAAAATTCTATTTTTAGGAGATTATATGAAGTCTCAAAATTCAAATGATTCAAGGATGAATGATGATGCTGAATTAGAAAATTATGATACTGAAACCTTAGATTTAGATGATTTTAAATCTGTAATTGGAATTTTAAGAAAAAAAGATTCTAATCCTTTAGAGATTTTCCAAAACTATGATTTATTCAAAGATAAAATTAATGAATATGTCGAAATTCTAGATTTAGCATCTTCAGTAGCTTTTATTAATCAAGATCAATTATTAAAAAAATATATTGATACTGATTTGTTTAAGCTCCTTTTTGGTGAAAAACTGAATAAATTGACCTGGTGGGATACAACTTTACATTATGCTATAACAAGATATTTATTAAAAGTTGAGAATAATTCAACTTATTTTAGTGAATGGGTGAGAGTAATTTCTAACTTAATTTATAATACCAAAATAGATACTCCAAAATTATTTATTGAAGCAATAAGAAGTATAGATTTATTAATTGATAGAGTTGACTCAAAAAACATATATCAAGTAATAAATACTTTAAGAGAAGAAGAAATGATCTTCTTTTCTCCATCACAAAAAACGGAAGAAATTTTTAAGGCACAATTAATAGTTCAAGATAATAGATGGGAAAAACTATTTATTGAAGCAGAAAATCATATTTATTTTTATGGACAAATAGGCTTCATATTTAAACTATGTAATAGCCCGATTGATATTAATACTTTTACCATTAATTATACAAAAGTAGCGTCGTTATTTTCTGAAGAAGTACTTAATGATACAACATTTTTACTCACAAGAAGTTTACTAGCAATAGGTGATTGCTTTTATATAAATGGGAACGAACGAATTTTTAATTCAAATGTAAGAGGAACTCTCAGAAATAGAACTGAAAATTGGCGTAAGTTTTTTGATTCAAAACTAAATTTCATCGAAACTATAATTAATAGACCTGATTTTAATGCAAATAATATAATCCAGTCTCTTAATTCTATTATTAAAACTGAATTCCCAAATTCAAAAGGTAAATATCATGGCAAGTTTGTAAATAATTATAAATTATTTCTTTACGCCAAAAAGAACATTATCAGACAACATAATAAAAATTATTATTTATTAAATTCAACAAGAATTTCAGGATATTTTGTTGAACTTTACACATATGCTTGGTTTTTGAAAAATGAAAAAGGTTGTTCTATTATTCCAAAATATGAAATTTCATATGACTATGTGAAAGGACAGGATAATGAACCTGGTATTGTTTTTAAGAAAGGGGACTTAACGATAAATTTGAGAAGAAATCATAACACGAAAAAGTATTATATTCATAAAGAAAAGCAATTATTAGAATTCAAGACAATTGAAGAATTCATTGATTCAATAAAATAA
- a CDS encoding type I restriction endonuclease subunit R, whose translation MPSQTNEAALEQAIEKKLTGSCLEENKQAGNVNDPRALYRLGNGYYIGQANDFNAKYAIDEVRFWHFLETTQAEELAKIQKQSDWKLKILERLDRLIKKYGVLKLLRKGLEVDDAHFTLFYVLPLASSSKTVKDNFESNEFSVTRQLRYSVTNPAEEIDMVLFINGLPFSTMELKNHWTGQNAKVHGQNQYKFKRDISQPLLQFGRCIVHFTLDTDEVYMTTKLNGAGTFFLPFNLGNKHGKGNPPNPFGHKTSYLWDEVLTRESVANIIQHFVRFDGSEKDGLNKRTLFFPRYHQLNVVRRIIADASKKGVGQNYLIQHSAGSGKSNSITWAAYQLIETYPESDTLPGSKGTSNPLFDSVIVVTDRRLLDKQLRDNIKEFSEVKNIVAPAYSSKELKESLESGKRIIITTIQKFPFIIDGIADLSDRRFAVIIDEAHSSQSGTASDNMNRAMGVANIESEDEDSYDTQDKVNQIMRSRKMKDNASYLAFTATPKSITLEKFGVQQEDGTFKPFHLYSMKQAIEEGFILDVLANYTTFKSYYEIEKSIEDNPLFDTTKAQKKLRAYVERHKETIASKAEIMMDHFIHKVVNTKKLKGKAKGMVITQSIESAIRYYFAIKNIVKDKGNPFEIVIAFSGKKMVDGIEYSEDGLNNFPEKDTKDKFDEDNYRILVVANKYLTGFDQPKLSSMYVDKKLQGVLAVQALSRLNRAADKLGKKTEDLFVLDFFNSVEDIKEAFDPFYTATTLSGATDVNVLHEIKGILDDVGVYEWHEVEDFVTKYFNKVDAQLLSPIIDIAAERFNTELELEDADKADFKIKAKQFVKIYGQMAAILKYEVLNWEKLFWFLKFLIPKLIINDTIDPIDELLESVDLSTYGLERVKLNESIGLDDSETELDPQNPNPRGAHGNDEDLDPLDLIINSFNEKWFQGWDVTPEDQRVKFVTLTKQIQAHPDYLSKVAENKDIANRDLAFKKILDEIMSQQRKNELNLYKLYAKDDAFYQAFFDTMKRMVGVNM comes from the coding sequence ATGCCAAGCCAAACTAACGAAGCAGCCTTAGAGCAAGCCATAGAAAAAAAACTAACAGGTTCTTGTTTAGAAGAAAACAAACAAGCCGGTAATGTAAACGACCCAAGAGCATTGTATCGTTTAGGCAATGGCTATTACATTGGTCAGGCTAACGATTTCAATGCAAAATATGCTATTGATGAAGTACGTTTTTGGCATTTTCTAGAAACTACCCAAGCCGAAGAATTAGCAAAAATTCAAAAACAAAGCGATTGGAAATTAAAGATTCTAGAGCGTTTGGATCGTTTGATAAAAAAGTATGGGGTTTTAAAGTTACTCCGAAAAGGCTTAGAAGTTGATGATGCACACTTTACTTTGTTTTATGTATTGCCTTTGGCAAGTAGTAGCAAAACCGTAAAAGATAATTTTGAAAGCAATGAGTTTAGTGTTACACGACAATTGCGTTATTCGGTAACCAATCCAGCGGAAGAAATAGACATGGTTTTGTTCATCAATGGTCTGCCCTTCTCTACTATGGAACTCAAAAACCATTGGACAGGACAAAACGCAAAAGTACATGGTCAAAATCAATATAAATTTAAAAGAGATATCAGCCAACCTTTATTGCAATTTGGGCGCTGTATTGTCCATTTTACACTGGATACTGATGAAGTTTATATGACTACCAAATTAAATGGTGCAGGTACTTTCTTTTTGCCTTTCAATTTAGGAAACAAACACGGAAAAGGAAATCCACCCAATCCGTTTGGACACAAAACATCGTATTTGTGGGATGAAGTGTTGACCAGAGAAAGTGTTGCTAATATCATTCAGCATTTTGTACGTTTTGATGGTTCGGAGAAAGATGGTTTGAATAAAAGAACTTTGTTTTTTCCACGTTACCATCAATTAAATGTAGTTAGAAGAATTATTGCCGATGCCAGTAAAAAAGGGGTTGGACAGAATTATTTAATTCAACATTCAGCTGGTTCAGGAAAATCAAATTCCATTACTTGGGCTGCTTATCAATTGATAGAAACTTATCCAGAAAGTGATACATTACCAGGAAGTAAAGGCACTTCCAATCCTTTATTTGATTCGGTTATTGTAGTTACGGATAGACGGTTATTAGACAAACAACTTAGGGACAACATTAAAGAGTTTTCTGAAGTAAAAAACATAGTGGCTCCTGCTTATTCTTCTAAAGAACTAAAAGAAAGTTTGGAAAGTGGCAAACGGATTATTATTACCACTATTCAAAAATTCCCTTTCATTATAGACGGTATTGCCGATTTGAGCGACAGACGCTTTGCTGTTATTATTGATGAAGCACACAGTAGTCAAAGTGGTACTGCTTCGGATAATATGAATCGAGCTATGGGTGTTGCTAATATTGAATCTGAAGATGAGGATAGCTATGATACACAAGATAAAGTTAATCAAATAATGCGTTCTCGAAAAATGAAAGACAACGCTTCTTATTTGGCTTTTACAGCTACTCCCAAAAGTATTACTTTAGAAAAATTTGGGGTACAACAAGAAGATGGAACATTTAAGCCTTTTCACTTGTATTCTATGAAACAAGCTATTGAGGAAGGTTTTATTTTAGATGTATTGGCAAACTATACTACGTTTAAAAGTTATTACGAAATAGAAAAATCGATTGAAGATAATCCGTTATTTGATACTACAAAAGCTCAGAAAAAATTACGCGCTTATGTGGAACGACACAAAGAAACTATCGCTTCTAAAGCGGAAATAATGATGGATCATTTTATTCATAAAGTAGTCAATACTAAAAAACTAAAAGGAAAAGCCAAAGGAATGGTGATTACTCAAAGTATTGAATCGGCTATTCGTTATTATTTTGCCATAAAAAATATAGTAAAAGACAAAGGCAATCCTTTTGAGATAGTCATTGCTTTTTCGGGTAAGAAAATGGTGGATGGTATTGAATATAGTGAAGATGGTTTGAATAACTTCCCAGAAAAAGACACTAAAGACAAATTTGATGAGGATAATTATCGCATTTTAGTGGTTGCGAATAAATACCTAACTGGTTTTGATCAGCCTAAATTGTCTTCGATGTATGTGGATAAAAAACTACAAGGGGTTTTGGCTGTACAGGCTTTATCTCGACTAAACAGAGCTGCTGATAAATTAGGTAAGAAAACAGAAGATTTGTTTGTATTGGATTTCTTTAATTCGGTAGAAGATATCAAAGAAGCTTTTGACCCTTTTTATACCGCTACAACATTAAGTGGTGCAACAGATGTAAATGTATTGCATGAAATTAAAGGGATTTTAGATGATGTGGGCGTTTATGAATGGCATGAAGTAGAAGATTTTGTTACTAAGTATTTTAATAAAGTAGATGCGCAATTGTTAAGTCCGATTATTGATATAGCAGCTGAACGTTTTAATACTGAATTAGAGTTAGAAGATGCCGATAAAGCGGATTTTAAAATTAAGGCGAAACAGTTTGTTAAAATCTACGGTCAAATGGCTGCTATTTTAAAATATGAAGTACTAAATTGGGAAAAGTTATTTTGGTTTTTGAAGTTTTTAATTCCTAAATTAATTATTAATGACACTATTGATCCTATTGACGAACTATTAGAATCTGTTGATTTATCTACCTATGGATTGGAACGTGTTAAACTAAATGAAAGTATTGGCTTGGATGATTCGGAAACTGAATTAGACCCCCAAAACCCAAATCCTAGAGGTGCACATGGTAATGATGAGGATTTAGATCCTTTAGATTTAATTATTAATAGTTTTAATGAGAAATGGTTTCAAGGTTGGGATGTTACTCCAGAAGATCAAAGGGTTAAATTTGTTACATTAACAAAACAGATACAAGCGCATCCTGATTATTTATCTAAGGTGGCTGAAAATAAAGATATTGCCAATAGGGATTTGGCTTTTAAAAAGATACTTGATGAAATCATGTCGCAACAAAGAAAAAACGAATTGAATTTGTATAAGCTCTATGCTAAAGATGATGCTTTCTATCAGGCTTTCTTTGACACCATGAAACGAATGGTTGGGGTGAATATGTAA
- a CDS encoding transposase — protein MAEKYQKKYSISTARLKNWDYGSCASYFITICTANRDPFFGEIIDGKMNLSVLGTIVAQEWIKTIEIRPDMHLELGEFVVMPNHFHGIIFIGNNAFNRRDAMHGVSKTNDDSKIISNTMHDAIDTHHKDAMHGVSKTNTMRDAIDTHQRDAMHGVSTDTENTFGPQTKNLASIVRGFKSAVTTWARKNNIPFEWQSRFHDHIIRNATVYNRISNYIINNPAKWQEDKFFAS, from the coding sequence ATGGCTGAAAAATATCAAAAGAAATATAGCATTAGCACAGCCAGATTAAAAAATTGGGATTATGGCAGTTGTGCATCCTATTTCATCACTATTTGCACTGCCAACCGTGACCCTTTTTTTGGAGAAATAATAGATGGAAAAATGAATTTATCTGTTTTGGGCACCATTGTAGCACAAGAATGGATAAAAACCATCGAAATTCGACCTGATATGCATTTAGAATTGGGCGAATTTGTGGTTATGCCCAATCATTTTCATGGGATTATTTTTATTGGAAATAATGCGTTTAATCGTAGAGACGCCATGCATGGCGTCTCAAAAACAAATGATGATTCCAAAATAATTTCAAATACCATGCACGATGCAATTGACACGCATCATAAAGACGCCATGCATGGCGTCTCAAAAACAAATACCATGCGCGATGCAATCGATACACATCAAAGAGACGCCATGCATGGCGTCTCTACCGATACCGAAAACACATTTGGACCACAAACCAAAAATTTGGCATCCATCGTTCGTGGTTTTAAATCTGCCGTAACCACATGGGCACGAAAAAATAATATTCCATTTGAATGGCAATCCCGATTTCACGACCATATTATACGTAATGCAACAGTCTATAACCGAATCTCTAATTACATCATTAACAATCCTGCAAAATGGCAGGAAGATAAATTCTTTGCCTCATGA
- a CDS encoding restriction endonuclease subunit S, producing MMKKYQHYKNSGVAWLGEIPEHWEIIKGKWLFTKMERPIRKEDDIVTCFRDGEVTLRKNRKIDGFTNALKEHGYQGIRKGDLVIHNMDAFAGAIGISDSDGKSTPVYSVCTHRIENKVNSYFYTYFLRNLAKLGFIESLAKGIRERSSDFRFNDFGKLELPVPPLEEQTAIANFLDDKTTKIDQAIAIKQQQIELLKERRQILIHKAVTRGLNENVKLKDSGVEWIGEIPEHWEVKKLIGLCRFVRGNSTFSKDELLNDGQYVALQYGKTYKVNEVDKNYNFYVNDEFYKETQIVNYGDTIFISTSETIEDLGHSAFYNRNDLGLLGGEQLILKPYNEKINCHYLYFSSKVFSKELRKYATGIKVFRFNINDLKTIYTATPPLKEQKEIAEFIEIATTKIATAISLKQKEIEKLKEYKMSLIDGVVTGKVRVC from the coding sequence ATGATGAAAAAATATCAACACTATAAAAACAGCGGTGTAGCATGGTTGGGTGAAATTCCTGAGCATTGGGAAATAATTAAAGGAAAATGGTTGTTTACAAAAATGGAACGCCCTATAAGGAAGGAAGATGATATAGTAACTTGCTTTAGAGATGGTGAGGTTACCCTACGAAAAAATAGAAAAATTGATGGTTTTACAAATGCACTAAAAGAACATGGTTATCAAGGAATCAGAAAAGGTGATTTAGTTATCCATAATATGGATGCTTTTGCAGGAGCAATTGGTATTTCTGATTCTGATGGTAAATCAACTCCAGTATATTCAGTATGTACTCATCGGATTGAAAATAAAGTAAACTCATATTTTTATACTTATTTCCTAAGAAACTTAGCTAAATTAGGTTTCATCGAATCTTTAGCGAAAGGAATTAGAGAAAGGTCGTCAGATTTTAGGTTTAATGATTTTGGCAAATTAGAATTACCTGTTCCACCATTAGAAGAACAAACCGCAATAGCGAATTTCCTAGACGACAAAACCACCAAAATAGACCAAGCCATTGCCATCAAGCAACAACAAATAGAACTGCTCAAAGAACGCAGACAAATACTCATTCATAAAGCCGTTACCAGAGGTTTAAATGAAAACGTTAAATTGAAAGACAGCGGTGTGGAATGGATTGGGGAAATTCCGGAGCACTGGGAGGTGAAAAAGCTAATTGGTCTATGTCGTTTTGTTAGAGGAAATTCAACTTTTAGTAAAGATGAATTATTGAATGATGGTCAGTATGTCGCTTTGCAATATGGAAAAACTTATAAAGTAAATGAAGTTGACAAAAATTATAACTTTTATGTCAATGATGAATTTTACAAGGAAACCCAAATAGTAAATTATGGTGATACTATCTTTATCTCAACATCTGAGACAATCGAAGATTTGGGTCATTCAGCATTTTATAATAGAAATGATTTGGGATTATTGGGAGGAGAACAATTAATATTAAAACCATATAATGAGAAAATAAATTGTCATTATTTATATTTTTCTTCTAAAGTTTTCTCTAAAGAACTAAGAAAGTACGCTACTGGAATTAAAGTTTTTAGATTTAACATTAATGATTTAAAGACTATATATACTGCCACACCTCCTCTTAAAGAACAAAAAGAAATAGCAGAATTTATAGAAATAGCTACTACAAAAATCGCTACAGCCATATCCTTAAAACAGAAAGAGATTGAGAAGTTGAAGGAGTATAAAATGAGTTTGATTGATGGGGTTGTTACTGGGAAAGTGAGAGTTTGTTAG